AATACTATGACCGTTAATATGGTCAATGACTTTCCAATTATAAGCCCTAAATCTATCAGCTACTGATTCGGTAAAACTTACTTTGGTCTCTCCGGCAAGGGAAATACCATTATCATCATAGATAGCAATTAATTTTCCCAGACCCAGATGCCCGGCCAGTGAAGCGGCTTCGGAAGTAATCCCTTCCATCATGCAGCCGTCACCTAAAAGCGTATAAGTATAATGATCAACAATCTGATAATCCTCAGTATTAAACCTGGCTGCCAACATCTTCTCCGCTAGAGCCATTCCTACTGCATTGGCAAAACCCTGTCCCAATGGTCCGGTAGTCACTTCTATTCCTGGAGTTTCTCCATATTCCGGGTGACCGGGTGTTTTAGAATTAAACTGTCTAAATTTTTTTAAATCATCCAAAGAAAGATCATATCCCGAAAGATGTAATAGGGAATATATCCAGGCTGTTCCGTGTCCGGCAGAGAGTACAAAACGATCTCGATCCGGCCAATCCGGGACGGCAGGATCGTATTTTAATACATCTCCAAAGAGTACTGCTCCAATTTCTGCACAACCTAAAGGTAACCCGGGGTGACCGGAATTAGCCTTCTCTATCATGTCTACAGCCAAGCCTCTTACTATATTCGCAATTCTATTAAACAATTTAAAATTCCTCCTTCTTTTATAAATACTGATATCTAATATTTTACACTTATTTTTTTTCTTCTACAAACTTTTTTGGTTTTATATTTCATGATAATTATAGATTTTGGTGAATGAGGTAATCATGCAAAAGAAGAAATTGCAAGCGGACTAAATAATTAAATGATTGATGATCACAGATCATTGCTTTTGATTCAGAGTATACAATAGCAGTCCATTCTCAACGGTAATTATCGCTTTTTTTTGCTCAATTATATTACTAATACCTCTGGTCTTGTATCTTGATAAGCTTGCTGATTTGAGTAGATATTTACATCCCGTTATGGTAATGCCGGTAACCCTTTTATCCAGGGGGAGTAAAGAGAGGTTTGCTCCTTTTTTTTGGGAAAACACTTTTTCTTTATTGATTATTCCTATTTCTAGTCCGGGCTCCTTAATTAGGGCGGTAATTCCATTTCTAAAAGCATATTCCAGTAGAAAGATATTGGCTAATTGTTGATCCCATCGCCCCCCTGTAAAACCGATAATAATAATGTTATTAAGGCCTCTCTCCCCACAATATTGGAGTGCCAGCTCACCATCGGTTTCGTCCTTTTCATCAGGGTATTTTAGAATTTTGATTCCCATTTTTTCATAAAATTGATACTTTTCCTTAGTAAGAGAATCAAGATCTCCTATAATAACATCGGGAAAAAAACCTATACTCTCCAATAACAAGGCTCCGCCGTCAGCAGCAATAAACAAAGTGGCTTTCTCCCCTATTA
This portion of the Candidatus Atribacteria bacterium genome encodes:
- a CDS encoding thiamine diphosphokinase; amino-acid sequence: MSMNKVVIALNGELKGNRKEYKKLIGEKATLFIAADGGALLLESIGFFPDVIIGDLDSLTKEKYQFYEKMGIKILKYPDEKDETDGELALQYCGERGLNNIIIIGFTGGRWDQQLANIFLLEYAFRNGITALIKEPGLEIGIINKEKVFSQKKGANLSLLPLDKRVTGITITGCKYLLKSASLSRYKTRGISNIIEQKKAIITVENGLLLYTLNQKQ